In Candidatus Effluviviaceae Genus V sp., a single window of DNA contains:
- a CDS encoding two-component sensor histidine kinase — protein sequence MANRTRGSWRDPDAIGAPRMRAYVFVAVSVLAIAIFLYTNSLIRRLEVQAATLSRSIAGLCATATYAARENEELRVIFTELIETINFPIVITDVRGVPITWKGLPMEIDPYDVTHEDYLNADPQAGDETPLGEIMAFTRELDRKQSPIPMTHLGDDTVLGYIHYGESSMIREMRYVPLLELLAFGILVALGFLGFRNAKLAELRSIWVGMAKETAHQLGTPISSLMGWVELLRSSADEDCVACSRMSGMADEMQRDLERLEKISLRFNQIGSIPKTKRQDVVIVLREAVDYLRRRLRALGKDVALEELYHEVPPVDVNRELMEWVVENLVKNSTEALPPEGGRIVISTEYDPKQGCVRLLFTDNGKGLSQSERRRIFLPGYSTKRRGWGLGLALARRIIEEYHKGRLYVGWSEPGKGTTFVISLPAT from the coding sequence GTGGCAAACCGTACGCGAGGAAGCTGGCGGGATCCCGACGCGATCGGCGCGCCGAGAATGCGCGCCTACGTCTTCGTCGCCGTCTCCGTGCTCGCGATCGCCATCTTCCTCTATACGAACAGCCTCATCAGGCGGCTCGAGGTTCAGGCGGCCACCCTCTCCCGGTCGATCGCCGGGCTCTGCGCCACGGCGACCTATGCTGCGAGGGAGAACGAGGAACTCCGTGTGATCTTCACGGAGCTCATCGAGACGATCAACTTCCCGATCGTCATCACCGACGTCAGAGGAGTCCCGATCACGTGGAAGGGGCTCCCGATGGAGATCGACCCGTACGACGTCACGCACGAGGACTACCTCAACGCCGATCCCCAGGCCGGTGACGAGACACCGCTGGGCGAGATCATGGCGTTCACGAGAGAGCTCGACCGCAAGCAGTCCCCGATTCCGATGACGCATCTCGGCGACGACACGGTGCTCGGCTACATTCACTACGGCGAGTCGAGCATGATCCGCGAGATGCGGTACGTCCCGCTCCTGGAGCTTCTGGCCTTCGGGATCCTCGTTGCGCTGGGTTTCCTGGGGTTCCGGAACGCGAAGCTCGCGGAGCTCAGGTCGATCTGGGTCGGCATGGCCAAGGAGACCGCACACCAGCTGGGCACGCCGATCTCCTCTCTGATGGGGTGGGTCGAGCTTCTCAGAAGCAGCGCTGACGAGGACTGCGTGGCCTGCAGCCGGATGAGCGGCATGGCCGACGAGATGCAGCGCGACCTGGAGCGGCTCGAAAAGATATCGCTCAGGTTCAACCAGATCGGCTCGATCCCGAAGACGAAACGTCAGGACGTCGTCATCGTCCTCAGAGAGGCGGTCGACTATCTCAGGCGGCGGCTCCGGGCGCTCGGCAAGGACGTCGCTCTCGAGGAGCTCTATCACGAGGTTCCGCCGGTCGACGTCAACCGCGAACTGATGGAATGGGTCGTCGAGAACCTGGTCAAGAACTCGACCGAGGCCCTGCCGCCCGAGGGAGGCAGGATCGTCATCTCGACGGAGTACGATCCGAAGCAGGGCTGCGTCCGCCTGCTCTTCACCGACAACGGCAAGGGACTCTCGCAGTCTGAGCGCCGCCGGATCTTCCTGCCCGGCTACTCCACCAAACGGCGGGGATGGGGCCTCGGACTGGCCCTCGCGCGGCGCATCATCGAGGAGTATCACAAGGGTCGGCTCTACGTCGGGTGGTCCGAGCCCGGCAAGGGGACGACCTTCGTCATATCGCTTCCGGCGACGTAG
- the serS gene encoding serine--tRNA ligase encodes MLDLKYVRAHPDDVRRAVENKGENADIDRLLALDEKLRGLIVEADELKQQRNEESDRIALLKKAGEDASDTIARMREVSARIKEFDREMSELREELATLELTVPNIPHESVPVGKDEDDNVLVREWGEPSSLVSEPAPHWEVGESLDILDITAGSRVAGSGFVALKGLGSRLSRALISFMLDVHTKEHGYREVSPPYLADRQAMTGTGQLPKLEEDMYLAETDDLFLIPTAEVPLTNLHRDEILEPGTLPLRYTAHTPCFRREAGSYGKDTRGLIRVHQFDKVELVQVVEPESSYDVLETLTGHAETILQRLELPYRVKVLCTGDLSFAAAKCYDIDVWAAGIGRWLEVSSCSNFEDFQARRAGIRYRPEDGGKARYAHTLNGSGVALPRTIIAILENYQTDRGTVAVPDALHPYMDGLDEIA; translated from the coding sequence ATGCTGGACCTGAAGTACGTCCGTGCTCATCCCGACGATGTGCGCCGCGCCGTCGAGAACAAGGGTGAGAACGCCGACATCGACCGGCTGCTCGCTCTCGACGAGAAGCTCCGGGGCCTCATCGTGGAGGCCGACGAGCTCAAGCAGCAGCGGAACGAGGAGAGCGACCGCATCGCCCTGCTCAAGAAGGCGGGCGAGGACGCGTCGGACACGATCGCCCGCATGCGGGAGGTCTCGGCGCGCATCAAGGAGTTCGACCGTGAGATGTCCGAACTCCGCGAAGAGCTGGCGACGCTCGAGCTGACCGTCCCCAACATCCCTCATGAGTCCGTCCCGGTCGGGAAGGACGAAGACGACAACGTGCTCGTCCGGGAGTGGGGTGAGCCCAGTTCTCTTGTCAGTGAACCGGCACCCCACTGGGAGGTCGGGGAATCGCTCGACATCCTCGATATCACGGCCGGGAGCCGCGTGGCCGGTTCGGGCTTCGTCGCGCTCAAGGGTCTGGGCTCTCGCCTCAGCCGCGCGCTCATCTCGTTCATGCTCGATGTTCACACGAAGGAGCACGGGTACCGGGAGGTCTCGCCGCCGTATCTGGCCGACCGGCAGGCGATGACCGGCACCGGTCAGCTCCCGAAGCTCGAGGAGGACATGTACCTGGCGGAGACGGACGATCTCTTCCTGATCCCGACGGCCGAGGTGCCCCTGACGAACCTGCATCGGGACGAGATCCTCGAGCCGGGAACCCTGCCGCTCCGCTACACAGCGCACACGCCGTGCTTCCGCCGCGAGGCGGGGTCGTACGGGAAGGACACGCGCGGGCTCATCCGGGTGCATCAGTTCGACAAGGTCGAGCTCGTCCAGGTCGTCGAGCCGGAGTCGTCGTACGATGTGCTCGAGACGCTGACGGGCCACGCCGAGACGATCCTCCAGCGCCTGGAGCTTCCGTACCGAGTCAAGGTGCTCTGCACGGGCGACCTCTCCTTCGCCGCCGCGAAGTGCTACGATATCGACGTCTGGGCGGCCGGCATCGGCCGCTGGCTCGAGGTATCGTCCTGCTCGAACTTTGAGGATTTCCAGGCGAGGCGGGCCGGGATCAGATACCGCCCGGAGGACGGCGGCAAGGCCCGGTACGCACACACCCTTAACGGCTCCGGCGTCGCGCTCCCGAGGACCATCATCGCCATCCTCGAGAACTACCAGACCGACCGAGGCACTGTCGCCGTGCCGGACGCGCTTCACCCCTATATGGACGGCCTGGACGAGATCGCGTGA
- a CDS encoding glycosyltransferase has translation MRIAFLTTGDPRRRDFWSGTPYSMLHSLRRRCGEVVPLGPLRSVTREVVRACVGARNRLTRGRFDHTHSRVVARAYARAAGRRLSEGRYDIIVAPAASEAVAYLETDLPIVYLSDATFRLMVDYYPAFSSLTRASLSQGEEIERRAIERSCAVVHPTRWSARSVVEDYGADPSRVHVIPYGPNLDAIPDAAVARRHSTDVCRLLFIGVDWVRKGGDIALGTLRALRERGIPAELVIVGCAPPDDPDVPGVRLMGRLDKSSTRDVRVLDELFASSTFLLLPTRAECSGIVFAEASAYGLPSIANRTGGVPDVVLDGRNGFLLDPDAGPREYASLIGSVCGDAQEYQDLCRRARGEYETRLNWDAWARRTVAVLESCLGS, from the coding sequence TTGCGCATCGCCTTTCTGACGACCGGAGATCCCAGACGGAGGGATTTCTGGTCCGGCACACCGTACTCGATGCTGCACTCGCTGCGCCGCCGGTGCGGCGAGGTTGTGCCGCTCGGCCCTCTCCGATCGGTGACGCGTGAGGTCGTACGCGCGTGCGTGGGGGCGAGAAACCGGCTGACGAGGGGCCGTTTCGACCACACGCACTCGCGCGTCGTCGCGCGGGCTTACGCGAGAGCGGCCGGGCGCCGGCTCAGTGAGGGACGATACGACATCATCGTGGCCCCGGCGGCGAGCGAGGCCGTCGCCTACCTCGAGACGGACCTGCCGATCGTCTACCTCTCCGACGCGACATTCCGGCTGATGGTGGACTACTACCCGGCGTTCTCCTCTCTCACCAGGGCCTCACTCTCCCAAGGTGAGGAGATCGAACGACGCGCCATCGAACGATCGTGCGCTGTCGTCCATCCGACGCGGTGGAGCGCTCGGTCGGTCGTCGAGGACTACGGCGCCGACCCGTCACGCGTGCACGTGATCCCCTACGGTCCGAACCTCGACGCGATTCCCGATGCGGCGGTCGCCCGGCGTCATTCGACCGACGTCTGCAGGTTGCTCTTCATCGGCGTCGACTGGGTCCGCAAGGGCGGGGACATAGCGCTGGGGACCCTTCGCGCGCTCAGGGAGCGTGGCATACCGGCCGAACTCGTCATCGTCGGTTGTGCGCCACCCGACGACCCCGACGTTCCCGGCGTGCGTCTCATGGGCAGACTCGACAAGTCCTCGACCAGGGACGTCCGGGTGCTCGACGAGCTGTTCGCATCGTCCACCTTCCTCCTGCTTCCGACGCGGGCGGAGTGTTCCGGAATCGTCTTCGCCGAGGCCTCGGCCTACGGGCTCCCGTCGATCGCCAACAGAACGGGTGGCGTGCCCGATGTCGTACTGGATGGCAGAAACGGATTCCTGCTCGATCCCGACGCCGGTCCGCGCGAGTACGCCTCGCTGATTGGTTCGGTCTGCGGGGACGCGCAGGAGTATCAGGATCTCTGCAGAAGAGCCCGGGGAGAGTACGAGACCCGCCTGAACTGGGATGCCTGGGCGCGTCGCACGGTCGCCGTCCTCGAATCGTGCCTGGGCTCCTGA